The sequence AAACGGTGGCCAGAGAAAGCAAGCAACATGGTGTTAAGAGTTTACTTGATCTGCCGAGGGCCAAGGGCCGAGGGCAAAAGAATGCTTTTGCAAAAGCTTGCAGGGTGCATCACGATACGCTTCTTGTGTAAAAAAGAAGGCCTTGGCTTGGTCTCCTTGTCTGCTACGCCCCTACAAGTCCCCTTGACGATTTTCTGGACGCACAGCACGATGCTCTCGGCTCTCGGCTCTCGGCTCTCGGCTCTCGGCTCTCGGCTCTCGGCTCTCGGCTCTCGGCCCTCGGCCCTCGGCTAATGGCTCAAATCCCCACTTGGTAGTAAGATGGTTCACGGACTGACGCGTGTGCGTCTGATGGGCCCCGAGCCCACCCCTTTCCCCAGGAGGACGTGTGAAACAGATCTACGATTACACCCGCGAACACATGCAGAAGGCTCTGGAAGCCCTGGAAAACAACCTGTCTGTGCTCCGTACCGGACGTGCCAACCCCGGCATGCTCAAGAAAATCACCATCGAGTATTACGGCACCACCATGCCTCTGGATCAGGTCGCCGGAGTGACCACCCCCGATGCCCGCACCTTGCTCATCACCCCTTGGGACCGTGGCGCACTCAACCTGATCGAGAAAGCCATCCGTGATTCGGATCTGGGCCTCAACCCCAACAACAAAGGCGACGCCATTTTCATTCAGGTGCCCACCCTCACCGAAGAGCGCCGCAAAGACCTTGTGAAAAACGCCAAAGCCTACTCCGAAGATGGACGCGTGGCCGTGCGCAACATCCGCAAGAAGGCTCTGGAAGAAATCAAGAAACTGGAAAAAACCACCGGCGAAGACGAAATCAAACGCGCCCAGGAAGAAGTCCAGAAAATCACCGACGAGTACATCAAAAAAGTGGATGAAGTGCTCGCCAAAAAAGAACACGACATCCTCAACTGAGTTCCAGCAGGTTTGGAAGGTTACGCACGTAACCTTCCATTGCCTGTTGAAAGACACCCATGACTGATCCTTCCACCCCCAAACCCACCAAACCCAGTGAAAGCATGCCCGCCCGAGTGTTTTACGGGTTGGTGGCGTTTCTGGTCATTTTGCTGGTGCTTTATTTGGGAACTTGGGCACTGTTTCCGGTCCTGATTGCTGCGGCCCTCATCGCACAGCATGAATACATTTCCATGCTCCGCAAACAGGACATGGATGTGCGCTACAAGAGCCTGATGGTTTGCTCCATCCTGATCGTGCTGGCCAGCAGCACCCGCCTTCCCGAGGTCCCATGGATTGGTGGAAGCTGGCGTGAGGTGGCCCTGACCGCCAGCATCCTGACCATCATGATTCTGGAGGTTGTGGAGCCCGGCGAGCGGCCTC is a genomic window of Deinococcus misasensis DSM 22328 containing:
- the frr gene encoding ribosome recycling factor, yielding MQKALEALENNLSVLRTGRANPGMLKKITIEYYGTTMPLDQVAGVTTPDARTLLITPWDRGALNLIEKAIRDSDLGLNPNNKGDAIFIQVPTLTEERRKDLVKNAKAYSEDGRVAVRNIRKKALEEIKKLEKTTGEDEIKRAQEEVQKITDEYIKKVDEVLAKKEHDILN